A stretch of the Desulfobacter sp. genome encodes the following:
- the rpoD gene encoding RNA polymerase sigma factor RpoD encodes MAGKDNKSGESVVISKNEMRKLIKKGEKNGVLSFAEINDAISDDLKSFDQIDDIVVQFKEMGIELVDEEGGKKSGKKKAAAKPKKTAAKKKKTADSQKEDTEKKDLFAPKKDRADMEFGAVTDPVKMYLKEMGMVTLLSREGEIEIAKKIEVGERDVLRAMLDCPLALNTIFMYGQKMERKSMRPKHVLRDVDEGDGVVDEVSKQEKFLESLSRIRELHEESQDKRDLLCETKKGTKKYTGIQKEIFENTEGIFELLKRWRFESNVIDNIEKSIRNSIAWFENVDSLLEKCANTFNVRRAFMLKQATSQTAFVAWATARSSITRDRAIVLYKDIIALLNQVSLRKSLIKGGVDELMQITREIDKGRRSADFAKRELVRANLRLVVSIAKKYTNRGLQFLDLIQEGNIGLMKAVDKFEYRRGYKFSTYATWWIRQAITRAIADQARTIRIPVHMIETINKLIRTSRYLVQEMGKEPSPEEIAEKMEIPIDKVRRVLKIAKEPISLETPIGEEEDSHLGDFIEDKKFSIPSEAAIDFSLAEQTRKILATLTPREEKVLRMRFGIGEKSDHTLEEVGKDFTVTRERIRQIEAKALRKLRHPTRSKKLKTFIEN; translated from the coding sequence ATGGCAGGAAAGGACAACAAGTCTGGAGAGAGTGTGGTAATCAGTAAAAATGAAATGCGCAAACTCATTAAAAAGGGTGAGAAAAACGGCGTTCTCTCTTTTGCCGAAATAAATGATGCAATCTCTGACGATTTAAAATCCTTTGATCAGATCGATGATATTGTGGTTCAATTCAAGGAAATGGGAATTGAACTGGTTGATGAAGAGGGCGGGAAAAAATCCGGGAAAAAGAAAGCTGCGGCTAAACCTAAAAAAACAGCAGCTAAAAAGAAGAAAACAGCGGATTCCCAAAAAGAGGATACTGAAAAAAAGGATCTTTTTGCTCCGAAAAAAGACCGTGCAGACATGGAGTTTGGTGCGGTCACTGATCCTGTAAAAATGTACCTCAAAGAGATGGGTATGGTGACCCTGCTCAGCCGGGAAGGTGAAATCGAGATTGCCAAAAAGATTGAAGTGGGCGAACGGGATGTCTTAAGGGCCATGCTGGACTGTCCTTTGGCCTTGAATACCATTTTTATGTACGGCCAGAAAATGGAAAGAAAATCCATGCGCCCTAAACATGTGTTAAGGGATGTGGATGAGGGCGACGGGGTTGTTGATGAGGTCTCCAAACAGGAAAAATTTTTGGAATCTTTGTCTCGCATCAGGGAGCTTCACGAAGAGAGCCAGGACAAGCGGGATCTATTGTGTGAGACAAAAAAAGGGACCAAAAAATACACGGGTATACAAAAAGAAATTTTTGAAAATACCGAAGGGATTTTTGAGCTGCTAAAACGGTGGCGGTTTGAATCCAACGTTATTGATAATATAGAAAAAAGTATTCGAAATTCCATTGCCTGGTTTGAGAACGTGGACAGCCTTCTTGAAAAATGCGCCAACACCTTTAACGTGCGCAGGGCATTTATGCTCAAGCAGGCCACCAGTCAGACCGCCTTTGTGGCATGGGCCACGGCAAGGAGCAGTATTACCCGGGACAGGGCCATTGTTCTGTACAAAGATATTATCGCACTTTTAAACCAGGTCTCTTTGAGAAAAAGCCTGATCAAAGGCGGGGTAGACGAATTGATGCAGATCACCCGGGAGATTGACAAGGGGCGGAGAAGCGCTGATTTTGCCAAGCGGGAATTGGTCCGGGCCAACCTTCGTCTGGTGGTCAGTATTGCCAAGAAATATACCAACCGCGGGCTTCAGTTTCTCGATCTTATTCAAGAGGGAAATATTGGCCTGATGAAGGCTGTGGATAAGTTTGAATACAGACGGGGATATAAATTTTCCACCTATGCTACCTGGTGGATTCGACAGGCCATCACCCGGGCCATTGCAGACCAGGCAAGGACCATTCGTATCCCTGTGCATATGATTGAGACCATCAATAAACTGATCCGGACCTCCAGGTATCTGGTACAGGAAATGGGCAAGGAACCCTCGCCCGAAGAAATCGCAGAAAAAATGGAAATTCCCATTGATAAGGTGAGACGGGTGTTGAAAATTGCCAAGGAACCCATCTCTTTGGAGACACCCATCGGAGAAGAAGAAGACAGTCATCTGGGAGATTTTATTGAAGACAAAAAATTTTCCATTCCTTCGGAGGCGGCCATTGATTTCAGCCTGGCCGAGCAGACCCGCAAAATTCTGGCCACCTTGACCCCAAGGGAGGAAAAGGTATTAAGAATGCGGTTCGGAATCGGTGAAAAATCCGATCATACCTTAGAAGAGGTGGGCAAGGATTTTACGGTGACACGGGAAAGGATCAGGCAGATTGAGGCCAAGGCCCTTCGCAAGTTGCGGCATCCTACAAGAAGCAAGAAACTCAAGACCTTTATAGAGAATTAA